The sequence below is a genomic window from Felis catus isolate Fca126 chromosome A2, F.catus_Fca126_mat1.0, whole genome shotgun sequence.
cctatgtttactgcagcattatttacagtagccaagatatggaagcaacccaagtgtcccttgatatatgaatggataaggaagatggggcatttatatatacaatggaatattactcagctatttacaaaatgagattttgccatttgtgacaacatggatggaccgcGAAGGTATTCTGTGaggtgaagtaagtcagagaaatacaaataccatatgatttcacttgtatgtggaatcttaaaaacaaaacaaacaaaaaccagactcttaaatacagagaaccagtGGTTGCAAAGGGGAGATGCATGTGGGATGAGGATTACAGGTACAAaatgggattaagaggtacaaacttccagttacaaagtGAATAATTCATGGAGACACAAGGTAGAGCATAGGCAatagagtcaataatattgtaataacattataTGATGACAGCTGGTGACTACACTTCTAGTAGTGAGCGCTAAGTAATGTACAGGTTGTCGAATCGTTatattgttcacctgaaactaatataacattgcatgtcaattacacttcagtTTACAAAAGCggtttaaaaaagaagcaaaccacACACTTCTGGTGAAAAACTTTACCTTCCTTTTggagaaaaattaattatataattaattttatattttcatgaaaacatttcatattttggGGTCTATACACCATCAATAAGCAATAAGGATGAGACACAAAGCTTTGCCCAATTCCTAGTGTGAActctttgaagaaatgaatatttacaCAGCACAGACAATATGACTACATGTTTGCCAGCTCCCATTACATaataagcaggctctgtattacGCTCATGATTAATCGCTTGGCACTTGGCACACAGGAGGTATGCAGAAATGTTCAGTGGGTGAATTTATGAATGCATGAGTACTCTAGTAGCTTTTAATGTGTAAATTCAATGGTAGTAAGTTATTTCAGCCTCGGAATCCCTATTCCCTGTTATTTCAGTTTTGCTAAGTGTGTAACAGGAAGTAATTGATCACACCTGAGATGCCTCAacggtgttcttttttttctttcactttatatgTCACAGCTCCATTCAACCCAAATAAAGGTGCCGATAGCATTGTCAAGTTTGACACTTTCGGAGATGGAATGGGACGATACAACGTGTTCAATTTCCAGTACGTGGGTGGCAAGTATTCCTACTTGAAGGTTGGTCACTGGGCAGAGACCTTATCACTTGATGTTGACTCTATCCACTGGTCCCGGAACTCGGTCCCCACTTCCCAGTGCAGTGACCCCTGTGCCCCCAATGAAATGAAGAACATGCAACCAGGGGATGTCTGCTGCTGGATCTGTATCCCCTGTGAGCCCTACGAATACCTGGCTGACGAGTTTACCTGTATGGACTGCGGCCTCGGGCAGTGGCCCACTGCAGACCTGTCTGCCTGCTTTAATCTCCCCGAGGACTACATCAGGTGGGAAGATGCCTGGGCCATTGGTCCAGTGACCATCGCCTGCCTGGGCTTTATGTGTACATGCATAGTTGTGACTGTTTTCATCAAGCACAACAACACACCCTTGGTCAAAGCATCAGGCCGGGAGCTCTGCTACATCTTGTTGTTTGGGGTTGGTCTGTCCTATTGCATGACATTCTTCTTCATTGCCAAGCCATCACCAGTCATCTGTGCTTTGCGTCGACTAGGGCTGGGGACCTCCTTTGCTGTCTGTTACTCAGCCCTGCTGACCAAGACAAACTGCATCGCCCGCATCTTTGATGGGGTAAAGAATGGAGCTCAGAGGCCAAAATTCATCAGCCCGAGTTCTCAGGTTTTCATCTGCCTGGGTCTGATACTGGTGCAAATTGTGGTGGTGTCTGTGTGGCTGATCCTGGAAGCTCCGGGCACCAGGCGCTACACCCTTCCAGAGAAGCGGGAGACAGTCATCTTAAAATGCAATGTCAGAGATTCCAGCATGTTGATCTCACTCACCTACGATGTGGTCCTGGTGATCTTATGCACTGTGTATGCCTTCAAAACTCGGAAGTGCCCAGAAAATTTCAACGAAGCCAAGTTCATTGGTTTTACCATGTATACCACGTGCATCATCTGGCTTGCCTTCCTCCCTATATTTTATGTGACATCAAGTGATTACAGAGTAAGTCTTTGAATGgtttcttcttttcattgttcCCTTATCCTGCCAATATTTTGTTATGTAGGGTTTAAAATAGACTTATTTCATCTCAGTAATTAGGTAGGTAATTGTAAATGCCATGATAAACCACCATATTATATATGGAAACTCattcaatttgttttaaaagcatttaattaGTGAGTACTATGTGCAAAGCATTGTACTAGGCACAGAAAGGAAGATAAATGTAAATGATGTGGTCATTCAAGCAATTTATAATCTAGTAGGAGGAagatgcaacacacacacacacacacacacacacacacacacacacctctaaaACTTTTAAGTTTAGAAAGTGATTCACAAGAGGGCAAGAATTAAACCACTAAGAACCTAGTGAGAATAATTCAAATAAGACACAAGAGAACCTGGCTACCGCAGATTAATCTGTAAATTAAAATAGACTTGTAACATTAAGCCATTATCAAATCTAAACACTTTCACTCAAGCTTCAAATAAGCATCATTATGTCtctaaaacagattaaaatgtaACGTAAATGTGTTACACATGTTCTACAACTTTAGTTCTTGTACatatgagattatatatatatacatatatatatgtgtatatatatatgtatatatatatatatataatccttgAACTAGTTAAAAATATTGCTCAATATATCCAAGTAACCTAATTAAGTCAGTATTCATAAAGTCTTCAGCAATGCATAGTTCAAATTTTTGGGCATCAATATAATTACCATCTCTTCTGAAAGACAGAGTTCATCATTCTACCATAATTTCTCAAATTATTGAAACCATCAATCAGTtacttttgcatttatatttctgattttagtatcTTCCAAGgagtataagatttttttttcacttgaggCAATTGGTTTTATTCTCCATATGTCTTAAGTTGACATAGATTAAAGTTTTCCAGGGGCATTTCCTTGTTACACCATAATTTCACAAA
It includes:
- the GRM3 gene encoding metabotropic glutamate receptor 3 isoform X4, which encodes MAEILRFFNWTYVSTVASEGDYGETGIEAFEQEARQRNICIATAEKVGRSNIRKSYDSVIRELLQKPNARVVVLFMRSDDSRELIAAASRANASFTWVASDGWGAQESIVKGSEHVAYGAITLELASHPVRQFDRYFQSLNPYNNHRNPWFRDFWEQKFQCSLQNKRNHRRACDKHLAIDSSNYEQESKIMFVVNAVYAMAHALHKMQRTLCPNTTKLCDAMKILDGKKLYKDYLLKINFTAPFNPNKGADSIVKFDTFGDGMGRYNVFNFQYVGGKYSYLKVGHWAETLSLDVDSIHWSRNSVPTSQCSDPCAPNEMKNMQPGDVCCWICIPCEPYEYLADEFTCMDCGLGQWPTADLSACFNLPEDYIRWEDAWAIGPVTIACLGFMCTCIVVTVFIKHNNTPLVKASGRELCYILLFGVGLSYCMTFFFIAKPSPVICALRRLGLGTSFAVCYSALLTKTNCIARIFDGVKNGAQRPKFISPSSQVFICLGLILVQIVVVSVWLILEAPGTRRYTLPEKRETVILKCNVRDSSMLISLTYDVVLVILCTVYAFKTRKCPENFNEAKFIGFTMYTTCIIWLAFLPIFYVTSSDYRVQTTTMCISVSLSGFVVLGCLFAPKVHIILFQPQKNVVTHRLHLNRFSVSGTGTTYSQSQFLGVTMVECQRMVRLVIIFLGPQRNLLIS